TTTTATTGATGAAGACACAGATTCAAGATGAAATAAATTCTGTTTACGTATTTTGTCCACATATAACATAGGCACAGCAAATAAGAAAaattaaaaggagaaaaaaaaaagaaattaaaaaaaaaaaaaaactattttaaagattattttttttctaccatTTCTCCGAGATAAAATTCTCATTTGTGAGACATTTTTGATTGTGAGGCAGAAATGAGCTTTCATTGGTCTAACTGTGTGCTGTTTCTGCTGTACACTTGTTTGTCGTCTCGTCGTGTATTCAGATCAGTTTTATTCTCAGTGCATGTTCTGCGGCTTATTTTAAAGAGTGGTGAAGTTGAGCTTTAAATTTGTGCATTCAGACTTTCAGCTTCTTAATTTCATTTCAGAAAAGAATTCTGCGCAAactctaaataaacaaatcatattAACAGCCAATCACTATCAAAGTACGTCATTTAGTCAATAAATAATGTTGACTTAAAGCCTagatattagatttttttgttttattttgggaaaGATGAGAACTCATTGTTTATCAGATATTAAATATTGACCATGATAATGACCATTtacttaaactaattaaattacccTAATAACCATAGTATAGACATGTATAGAACATATGACATGTATAGAAGTTTGTTGTACTTCTGTCAATATTTAGTTATCTGTACTGTCTGAGCGTCCATACTGCTGATGTAATCAATAGTATGTGTATTGCATGTTTAATATAGCACTGAATACACTGTTCTGCTTTTTAATGCTGTGTAAACCATGAGGAGAATATATAGAAGCTGCTCAATACAGAGAAGGACTCAGTAAGATATAGTTTGACAAGCtgaatttaaaggtgcagtatgcaagtttgacacccaagtggttgaactaggtattgcactcctggtttaaaacacacacaacagcaagttgccagattgacgacaccaacaaagGCTGAGTTAAACCATGTTCTAAGTAAAAGCTTTGGCAtctgatagaaggaatatttttgtattaaaattcgTTTTTGTCCTAATCAACTCCTAAAATTGTTATTTAAGAACCTTCTACTACAGCTTCTATTTCTcaggtgaacaacaggataaactgacagtGATCAGCTCAGGTGCAGCTCATGTGctgtattcagtgttaaatgctaataatgtgagtctgcATGCCATTTTACAGGACATTTATTGCCTTGCTACTGAAagtagcagcagatagttcagctcagatctggagaaTAAAACTATCACTGCGTATCTCGTCATGTAGTGTGTtattaggacacggggttacagtgtgacctgctcacctaatgtttacactcctaatatttatattatttgctaattaataacctcatgtggaactctgaatctgcgtctcatttcggagtctgttactgtccaccagaggtcacatttcagtcacggacgcatgcttagagagccttcctgactgaatgaatgaaatacgctgttttccaccatctggcaacccgcggtgctgaaatataattggctaaactggcattgagcAGGTTAAATGACCataacaaagacagccgttccggCACGTAATGCACATGTTCACAGCAGAATGTCTGACTGCAGCATTGTTTTTCAAGTATGTTAACTAAGCATGTTTctgaatatctgcacacatattaTGGCGTttctatgctttagaagagtcaaacacatacatacagcaCCATTTTTAGCTGGTAAAAGATATATTAGGCagtattaataaatatatcagcctaatatttaatctacttaaatatatatttatctattatatatatttatctatgcCCAAATTtccaaattaattaatatttaaattctgaTTACGTATGCAAatagttttattcatatctatattcaGATTATGGACATCATACTTCAcaattttattcatatctatattctgattatgcgtgtgaattatatttttacttaTATCTGTATTCTGATTATGGACATTATActttacagttttattcataaCCATATTTTGCTTATTTACACCAAAATTTAGCTTGATTGTTTAAATTCTGATTATGTTTTcaaattgtcattttatttatctatattcTGATTATGTACATCATACTTTAGTTTTATTCATAACTATATTCTGATTATGTACATCACACTTTAGTTTTATTCATAACTATATTCTGATTATGCATGCGGATAACATCACAGTTTTATTCATAACTATATTCTGATTATGTACATCATACtttagttttattcatatctatattctgattatGCATGTGGATCACATTACAGTTTTATTCATAACTGTATTCTGATTATGTACATCATACTTTAGTTTTATTCATAACTATATTCTGATTATGTACATCACACTTTAGTTTTATTCATAACTATATTCTGATTATGCATGCGGATAACATCACAGTTTTATTCATAACTATATTCTGATTATGTACATCATACtttagttttattcatatctatattctgattatGCATGCAGATCACATTACAGTTTTATTCATAACTGTATTCTGATTATGTACATCATACTTTAGTTTTATTCATAACTATATTCTGATTATGCATGCAGATCACATTACAGTTTTATTCATAACTATATTCTGATTATGTACATCatactttagttttatttatatctatattctgattatGCATGCAGATCACATTACAGTTTTATTCATAACTATATTCTGATTATGCATGCAGATCACATTACAGTTTTATTCATAACTGTATTCTGATTATGTACATCatactttagttttatttatatctatattctgattatGCATGCAGATCACATTAcagttttattcatttctatATTCTGATTATTCATGCAAATTCTAGTTTTTGTCAAATCTTTATTCTGATTATGTTCGGCAAACATGCTTTGGCAAGAACAAAGTGTGTTTATCATCATTGTATTCATCATGTTTAACACAAGTTACTTGTTCATACACTaaagctgtatgtgtgtgtgtatgtgtgtgtgcgtgtcctcAGCGTGTGGTGAATGAAGAGAAGTCTCCGGTGGGCCCGTGGCTCCTCGCACTCTTCGTGTTTGTGGTCTGTGGATCAGGTGAGATGCAATTCATAGTGTTTATTACTTCTATTTCTTGATGAATAGTGCTGCACCatactggaaaaatatgcaatattgctGTTGAGCATTGCGAAAACTATATTTCTTATAatataacatttccctagaaaaGTTCTATTTTTATTAGCCATTTTTAGAAATCATtgatttaatgatattaaaataaacaggtaaaagaTCTCATCAGtgcagatactgccttttagtactgaagtacagtagtgaagtagttctacttccttactatacatctctgcctttaacatatttatttaacatcaaattacagaatctaaataaccttaaCAATGAAAAGTGTTTGTGCGTTGAAATAGTTTATGACTGTTTACATTAATATAGTGGTGTATTATACTTATATAATCAGTGGGATAAAATGATCTCAATATCGCTTTATTGTGATTGGCCAACTCAAGACCATGAATGTATATCTTTAAAATTAGGAACGCAGTATCAGCAGTTTTGAGAAACATTATATATTGTTTGTATGTTTAATCAGTTTCTTCAAATATAATCCGTAAATGTGCTTTATTAAGTTTATCCTGTTGAATAATGTGGTGTTTGTAAGATTGATTTACATAGAGTCTGATCTGTGTATGATCGTTTAGCATATTTGCATCTGCACACAAGAAGGTGTTGTCTTCCAGATCCCCAATGCAAATCCTCCGGCGTATAAGCTAAAATTAGTGTTAGACTGTCATTAAAGATTAAACATGTTGTGCTCTTAGATCATAATGCAGTGTAACGCCAGCAGTcactaataaatatataataaatgcagatttgctttttttttttttttttagttacagACAaaattcatttctatattttatatatatatatatatattctaaatctAAATTGTAGTTTTATTCATAAGTATATTCTgattgtgtaaaatattttacagttttattcgtatattctgaatataaatgcaaatattaGTTTTATTCATAACTATATTCTAATTATGTAGgtcattttacagttttatttttatttatattctgaTTGTGCGAATTCATAACTATTctgattgtattgtatttttatttgtatctatattCTGATTATTTAAGCAAATTGtagttttttacattattatgttCTGATTATACatgcagattttaattttattcataactATATTCTGATTATGTATGCAATCGTTAGTTTTATTAGTATCTATGTTCTGATTATGTATGCagattttagttttattcataACTACTGTATATTCTGATTATGTAAACAAATGTTAGTTTTATTCATAACTACATTTTGATTATGtatgcagattttagctttatTAATAGCTATATTCAGATTATGTATgcacattttagttttattagtatCTATATTCTGAGTATgcaaatttttgttttaataatgtcGATATTCTGATTATGCATGCAAATTCTAGTTTTATTGGTATATATATTCTGTTTATATATGCAGATTCTAGTTTTATTCATAGCTATATTCAGATTATGTATGCAAATGttagttttattagtttctatattctGATTATAAATATGTATGCAAATCTTTGTTTTATTCATAACTCTATTCTAATGATGTATGTcatattttaccattttattcTTATCTATATACTGATTATGTGTgcaaaattttagttttattcataACTATAGTCTGATTATGCAAAtgtcagttttatatatatatattctgattaTGATTATATATGCaaatgttagttttaataatatCTATATCCTGATTATGTATGcaaattttagttttattcataagtacattttgattatgtatgctaattttagttttatttataactatattCTGATTATGTTTGCAaatgttagttttatttgtaaCTATTCTTATTATGTATGCAAATTCTAGTTTTATTCATAACTTTATTCAGATTATGTGTGCTAATTTTAGCTTTTTGTCCATATTTTGATTATGTATGCAAATTTTAGTGTTATTTATAACTATATTCTGATTATGcaaattttagtttattcatagcTATAGACTGATTATGTATgaaatacagtttatatatatatatatcattatgtGACATAATGTGAATTATGCaaagtttgttttgttaattaCTATATTCTGATTATAAGCATACTTTACGGTTTTATTTCATAtctttattctgaaaaaaaaaaaacaattcatagATCATTTtcctgatttaaaaaatatattcccACAAATATGTAGATTTAAGTGTTTCCACAGAACAATGTTTTTTTCCCCGTTTACAGTATTTTCTGAGCAATGAAGTAATAagatatcaaataaataaaactttatttaaatgtaatagttgtgaattaatgaattgtatttgtttataatcagacttgattaaaacagtctgcagaaacactttgattgacattctccctttgtatgatgtcatcagagagTCGAGCCCCGCCCAagagtgcccatctctccatctcattagcataaacagcagtcctgagtgagaagcagccgtctgtccattaacCATCAGAGTGTTTTATAGtgtgctgaagataatgtcagcatagactaagaggattatagaggTGGAGTTTTaagatgaacagcgacaggagcgacatagactgacagaagcatcaagcacacactcacactaaagcacacacacacacccacacactcacagCTGACCAgcattcacaacacacacactgctgtttatatggtgtttgtagctccgcccccttctgaaaagagctcaatctcatttgcttttaaagcgacagtcaccaaaacaccacagttAGGATCAAAGAATTAAAGTGTCAGTTTCAGAGATTTAGAAAACATGATCAGTGTGCTACTTAAAgctcaaaattcacacacacacacactagacacATCAGAGAtgcattttacatcttgtaaaacagGCAGAATAGGCCTCCTTTAATTTTTCTGCTCCGTTCAATTGAATATTTCCTAAACTTGCTGGTAATGATTCACACTAACAATCTGTGCAGCTTTAATAGATCAATATGACTGTCTTCTGATTTCAGCCATCTTCCAGATCATCCAGAGCATCAGACAGGGGATGTAAACACAGAGACGAACATGGCCGCCGCTGTCAGACATCTGCAAACGCCACTCACTGATCTTCCACTCCTGTTCATCTGTTAGTTTACAGCTTATttgaatattgtgtgtgtgtgtgtgtgtgtgtgtatttgtgttggaCTGTCTCAAGCTTGTGAAGGTTGAATGTTCCAGAAACTTTTATCATAtgtgtcatttgtttgtgttgGGTCAAGTTCTAAAAGTAATATGATGCAATCTTAAGgcacttgaaaaaaaaagttatgaatgTGTTACTTAGAtcactatacactacctgactgaAGCCCTGTCACCTGTCCAAGTTTAAGGatgaacaaataataagttgacttctagttaatgatttggtgtcagaagtctCACTTATAAAAGGTAAATGCAGGACtcgcagagttcatcaagattcttagtgttcatcttcaatgcctcctccttcatctcaataatgttcatatctggtgactgggctggccaatcctggggcAGCTTGACACGgagctttcaggagctttgatgtggaggctgaagtatgagaaggagcgctatcctgctggagaattgtccctctcctgtggtttgtaatgtcttgatacctcaggctgttgatgttgcagatctctcgcacgccctcatactaaatgtaaccccaaaccatgatttcaccttcaccaaacttgactgatttctgtgagaatcttggtccatgtgggttccagtaggtgttctgcagtattggtgatgattgggatgcagatcaaccacttttccaaacgatcaacttgaagtcaggttattatttgctgctcttaacTCTGGGATCCATCACAAGACTttcgtcaggtagtgtatactgcATACCTGCAGGTCAGCTGTGTTCATATACTGTCCACCATACACACAACTCCTTATCTTTACTGATTTTTACtgtattgtaatgtttttataaACGGATCGGTGAAGCTTTATTGTGAAAAGCagcatacaaataaacttgaagtGAATTAGTTGCTTTTAAGGAGAGTGATGTGAttgtatgtgttgttgtttttgcgctgtttttatttatttattgtcttaatGTTAAGATTGTAGGGTATTGCTTTTAACAGTAACTTTACCCGACACGGTTGGCTACAAAAGTGTGTTTTCTGTGTCACCCGATGCTCTGATCTGACCCTGGTTTCACAGTCAGGTTTCCACTGATTTGATCGACTGGTTTTCTGTAAACTCTGAGAAACGGCCGTGTGTGAATTCAGCCATCGTTAGCCATAAATGATTCTGTACGCCGTCTCTCTTCCTCCCTCTGACAGGAAATTGATGCTGTGTAATAAtgattttatacaaataaaaaatattttctctatcCCAACTGTGTTTTACTTGAAGTCGACGTGGACCAgcagttgctgagacttttacactcgtcggccactttattaggtacacctgtccaaccgcTCGTTGACGCAAgtattctaatcagccaatcacatggcagcaacttaatacatttaggcatgcagacatgtcagtttggcatcaacaagcatggatcatcctgccttgtatcagcggttcaggctggtggtggtggtgtaatggtgtgggggagattttctttgggttcattagtaccaattgagcatcaacgccacagcctacctgagtattgctgctgaccatgtccatccctttatgagtaCAGTgtaccaatagtatctggatgcagccattatgatgcaagctgagattgcatcactcaccgatgcaatgtcagacacaatgcactcaatggagtgagtgacgtcactgtgacggatggggttaggggtggggttaggtgagcgcattaaaaagcattggatgcagctcataCTGCACTgccccaggtctgcatccagacccataaccggggggggggggggttgccaATTTTGGATATAACATTTAGGATAAGTGCAAGTAGCGCATCTCGTTAGAATAAGCTAACTGAGTGATTCACGCTCATCACCATCtaattgacagagacaacataactaaagagcgCAACAGacagcagcgtgagtggcgtatCTCGTAAGGCGCTTGCCAACATATTTTGACGCGATTGATCGTGAACTCAGCGTCTGATGATCacgctctcttttttttttctcccactacATATCTGTAGGAGCcattttacttttcatttaatcataatgtttatttgtatactgattagttttgggtttcacagtgacgTTTGATGTTTCGGTCACTTACCTGGCACctgctagagcaggggtgtcaaactcaatacctggagggccgaagccctgcacagtttagttccaaccacagtctatggttccaaccctgctccaacacacttacctgtaggtttcaaacaagcctgaaggactcaattagtttgatcaggtgtgtttaattagggttggaactaaactgtgcagagctgcggcccttttggaactgagtttgacacctgtgtactAGAGCAAATAAAGCGCGTGCACAATCACACAGGTGTCAGGAGGAGAGAATAATAGTGGGGTAGCCGTATTTTTTTGTTGACCGCAACGGCACCGCAACAACGCAATGGTACACGCAACAACCGTATATCACTACAACGCAATAATCAGCTCCATACACAACAGGTATTCAACCCACAAATTGCAGTATTGTTTGTCATGCTTTAAGTCACAGgtatcaaactcagttccaaaagggccgcagctctgcacagtttagttccaaccctaattaaacacacctgatcaaactaattgagttcttcaggcttgtttgaaaccttcaggtaagtgtgttggagcagggttggaactaaactgtgcaggggtttggccctccaggaattgagtttgacacccctgctttaagtttACATAAAGTCTTGCTTAAACATCTTGGGCTCAGCGTGTCTGTCAGCCACCAGCACGTCATAAATGCAAAGCACCCTCACTGTCTCTCGAGCGACTTAAGGAGGCATCAGGAAGTCAATAtcatcagattttgcctactcttcatcacgaggaagataAGTAGCAATCATTAACTGTGTGTATCATGGAGGACtcctagaactggattggagaggtgttgtATCTaaatcatgtgcattataagtttgtagaagttatacattaaaaacagccttaaatataaatgtttagtactgcttcagtgaacttgaacaagtaaatTAAAGTACATTCATTTTCACTAGTTGCATTAGTAAGTGtgccttaaatgctttaaaaataagtctttgtagactagaagtagatgtatatcatttatttaaatagtttgggCAATGcattatagatttattttatttaacaaatattcattcactcattttcttgtcagattagtctctttattaatccgggggtcgccacagcggaatgaaccgccaacttatccagcaagtttttacgcagcggatgcccttccagccgcaacccatctctgggaaacatccacacacattcacacactacggacaatttagcctacccaattcacctgaaccgcatgtctttggactgggggaaaccgaagcaaccggaggaaacccacgcgaaggcagggagaacatgcaaactccacacagaaacgccaactgagccggggtttgaaccagcgacccagctaccttcttgctgtgaggcgacagcactacctactgcgccactgcctcgccttaacaaatattatattaatcttattttttaattcaactaagGGGGTGCGGCTAGGTAGGGGGCCGACAacacattgtgcccaggggcagAAATCAGCctcaaggtgtacctaataaagtggccggtgagtgtattttactGTTAACGTACTCTAAacgaaactgaatattgagtagggggcgtgGCTTTCAGTAAGAGGGCTGTGATCATGAATATTGTCAAACCGATGTCATCAGGGAAGGagctcagactttgattgaagattaccaaaacaaacttgaACGGATTAATTGTGCATCTAAAGAATAGCCATGTGCTGTGCTAGCAACATAATAATGTGGGTTACACACAGACGTCAACACACCAAgaagtaatgtgtgtatttatatagtgcatttatcatgtgtggccatacacccaaagctctTCCAAATCATaaggggggtctcttcacaccaccaccagtgtgtagcatccacttggatggtgcgacagcagccacaccctgctgaaaaatccagctaaaaccagcctaggctggttggctgattttagctggtcgagcaggctggttttagaggggttttggccacttcctgGCTGGgacatgaccagctaaaaccagcttgtccagcctagccaagctgggagtccagccaaaaccagctatatccagcttaaaccaggctggtcaagctggttttagctgctggatttggctggtcattttccagcctaaccagctaagaccaggctggaaatggctggaaaccagcctggaaatggccaaaacccctctaaaaccaggctggtcaaccagctaaaaccagccaaccagcctaggctggtttaagctggatttttcagcagggaggacaacggcgccagtgcactcaccataCACCAGCTATTGAGTCGAGGGACAGagatacagccaattcagtggatggggatgattggggggccatgatgggtaagggctgatggagggaatttgaccAGTACTCTTTTCAAGAAAGTGCtatgggatttttaaagaccacattCGAAAAACGGCACatactgacagtgtagtgtcccaatcactatactggggcattaggactcacacagaccacaggttgagcgccccctgctggcctcactaacaccacttctccatgtggtctcccatccaggaccaggcttagccctgcttggcttcagcgAGTAACCActtttgggctgcagggtgacatggctgtgttGAAAATAACTGTGTAGACTGATGCAAATACAGTGTGGTTGACAATGAGCTGAGAATTTGGTAGGCTACCATGAAAATACTGTGGTTTTCGTTGACGTAAATTAGTGTCCTAAGGCGTGTTACTATGATTTTGATCAACATCAGTCTAGGGCGGTCATTTCTGTGAGGTAAGAACAACAAAAAATCCCCTTTTAAAATcgtttttaacttgtattttactCGATGCCACATTCACCTGTTAAATGTACGTTATCTGTCTGTTAATCCGtttctgtctctttctctgtGCACGAGCTCGGCTCCTGCGGGCGCGCGCCTACCGTGCGTGACGTCACTGCTGTGAAGAAGATGGCGGCGCTCGTGAAGGCGGAAGGTAAGTGGCGGAATCCGTCGCCGTTTCCTTAACGGTTTCTGTCAGCGCGCGAGCAGCCGTTTGTCGGAGCTCGTTGACACGGTTCAGTTCTGTCccggtgcgtgtgtgtgtttctattccTCCCGCTGTAGGAGATCGTGTTTGTGTTCGTATCCCgtttatcagtgtgtgtgtgtgtgtgtgtgtgtgtgtgtcagtctgtcAGTCCGGGGCCTCTGGGTTTGTCATATTTacgtttatgaataaaataaatgaacacgtTTGGATGGTTTTGGTGTGTGCGGTTTTGTTgagagacgtgtgtgtgtgtgtgtagtgtgtgtgactGTTATTGTTTGTTCGTGTGCAGGAAACGGTGCGGTTGTGGTTTTACAATAAACTACCATGCTATTACTGTTTATGTTCACTGCTTTTACTGTTACAATGTAAATATCACGGAGAATATAACAGTCAGCTGATGCCACAGTACAATCGCAAAGTAAATTATTTATCTGTGTGACATTAATAAATTActgtatattgtaaataatgttgacACATGCTACATTGATATATGAGCAagtccatgcaaatgtcaacctttaCATGAAAATAATACGTTTTCGCCAAAATAGCAAAActataatagcaaaaaaagtttttctgcgtagacttgtattttacagtgctttaaaaatactcaaatatgtctctgtcagtgttttcaaacaattatatttgatttaccaaagtgatttacaagtggcaatttcacacctgtcacatccataactaagctttttcctcataaatgcaaaaatgtaaaatcaaataaaCTCCATCATGTTCGCACTATAGTGAGACAACTCTTATcgttttgattagcattgtttcttttgagttgtgcagtttaattcacagaatttctacaaagtatgttgtatactgttaaattgcagatttatttatttttgtcacatccataa
The nucleotide sequence above comes from Danio rerio strain Tuebingen ecotype United States chromosome 23, GRCz12tu, whole genome shotgun sequence. Encoded proteins:
- the zgc:85858 gene encoding uncharacterized protein LOC405879, which codes for MSAVQRMKVANEKHSKTITQRGHVQKTTRVVNEEKSPVGPWLLALFVFVVCGSAIFQIIQSIRQGM